The following are encoded in a window of Saccharothrix longispora genomic DNA:
- a CDS encoding ABC transporter ATP-binding protein, with protein MKAVLREAVTGQWKPVTLASLLGAAHQAGEAAVPLLIGVVVDEAVRTGAGGRLAFWIGVLAVVFLVLSVSFRFSLRCAERAANLAAHEVRTRLAARVLSPDGGGGHGRLSGELADIATSDAQRVGQVNLALPTAFAAVAGLLVGAVALLRVSVALGLLVLVAAPVLLLVAHLLGKPLERRSDAEQDRAALASGVAADLVAGLRALKGIGAEATAARRYRATSRSSMEAAVRAARSRAWLDGWMIALTGVFLAVVALVGGRLASSGAITVGELVAAVGLAQFLLWPLSVFSWVNGLLAQGRASAARVAEVLAAPPAVPPGSAPLPSVAGRVELTDVVSGTLRGVTLSAAPGELIGVVARDAADAVSLLAVLARDVDPVAGSVALDGVTLSSVEGSALRSALLVAAHDAELFEGTVRENVIAASGGRADEAMAAVRVDDVARALPDGLDTPVSARGRSLSGGQRQRVALARALAADPPVLVVHDPTTAVDAVTEVALADGIRRVRAGRTTIVVATSPALLAAADRVVFLAGGQVVASGAHADLVAGEDYRLVVLS; from the coding sequence GTGAAAGCGGTTCTCCGGGAAGCCGTGACCGGGCAGTGGAAACCCGTCACCCTGGCTTCACTGCTCGGTGCGGCCCACCAGGCGGGTGAAGCCGCCGTCCCGCTGCTGATCGGCGTGGTCGTCGACGAGGCCGTGCGCACCGGCGCGGGCGGGCGGCTGGCGTTCTGGATCGGCGTGCTCGCGGTCGTGTTCCTCGTGCTGTCGGTGAGCTTCCGGTTCTCCCTGCGGTGCGCCGAACGCGCCGCCAACCTGGCCGCGCACGAGGTGCGCACCCGCCTGGCGGCCCGCGTGCTGTCGCCCGACGGCGGGGGCGGGCACGGCCGGCTGTCCGGCGAGCTGGCCGACATCGCCACCAGCGACGCCCAGCGCGTGGGGCAGGTCAACCTGGCGCTGCCCACCGCGTTCGCCGCCGTCGCGGGCCTGCTGGTGGGCGCCGTGGCGCTGCTGCGGGTCTCCGTCGCGCTCGGCCTGCTGGTCCTGGTGGCCGCGCCGGTGCTGCTGCTGGTCGCGCACCTGCTGGGCAAACCGCTCGAACGGCGCAGCGACGCCGAGCAGGACCGGGCCGCGCTGGCCTCCGGCGTCGCCGCCGACCTGGTCGCCGGGCTGCGGGCGCTCAAGGGCATCGGCGCGGAGGCGACGGCGGCGCGGAGGTACCGGGCGACCAGCAGGTCGTCCATGGAGGCGGCGGTCCGGGCCGCCCGGTCCCGCGCCTGGCTCGACGGCTGGATGATCGCCCTGACCGGCGTGTTCCTGGCGGTCGTGGCCCTGGTGGGCGGGCGCCTGGCGTCGTCCGGCGCGATCACGGTCGGCGAACTCGTCGCCGCGGTCGGCCTGGCGCAGTTCCTGCTGTGGCCGCTGTCCGTCTTCTCCTGGGTGAACGGCCTGCTCGCGCAGGGCCGCGCGTCGGCCGCGCGGGTGGCCGAGGTGCTCGCCGCGCCCCCGGCCGTGCCACCGGGGTCCGCTCCCCTGCCCTCCGTCGCGGGCCGGGTCGAGCTGACCGACGTGGTGTCGGGGACGCTGCGCGGCGTCACGCTGTCCGCCGCGCCGGGCGAGCTGATCGGCGTGGTGGCGCGGGACGCCGCGGACGCGGTGTCGCTGCTGGCCGTGCTGGCGCGGGACGTGGACCCGGTGGCGGGCTCGGTGGCGCTCGACGGTGTCACACTGTCCTCTGTGGAGGGTTCTGCGCTGCGGTCGGCGCTGCTGGTCGCCGCGCACGACGCGGAACTGTTCGAGGGGACGGTGCGGGAGAACGTCATCGCCGCGTCCGGCGGTCGTGCCGACGAGGCGATGGCGGCGGTGCGCGTGGACGACGTCGCCCGCGCCCTGCCCGACGGGCTGGACACGCCGGTGTCCGCGCGCGGCCGGTCGTTGTCCGGCGGGCAGCGGCAGCGGGTCGCGCTGGCCCGGGCGCTGGCCGCCGACCCGCCGGTGCTGGTGGTGCACGATCCGACGACCGCCGTGGACGCGGTGACCGAGGTGGCGCTGGCGGACGGGATCAGGCGGGTCCGGGCGGGCCGCACGACGATCGTGGTGGCCACCAGCCCCGCCCTGCTGGCCGCGGCCGACCGGGTGGTGTTCCTGGCCGGCGGCCAGGTCGTCGCCTCCGGCGCGCACGCCGACCTGGTCGCCGGCGAGGACTACCGACTGGTGGTGCTGAGCTGA
- a CDS encoding ABC transporter ATP-binding protein, translating into MMRELLATASAARTWAAVGELVRPRRGLAWAAFLVLFAGTAVGLLTAPALGRVVDVVATGSADITWLVVVLALVAAVQGASTAFGTSLVARLGEGALADLRERFVERALHLPLERVEEAGAGDLTSRVTRDVQVIADAVRTALPVMARSALTIGLTVVGIAVLDWRFLVPVLLALPVHVHTVRWYGGRAVRLYAAQRVAVGVQQQQLLDSIGGATTVRAFGLADEHVARVGARSRAAVDLALRGIRLLTSFYGRLNLAEFIGLAGVLVTGFLLVGDGSASIGTATAAALYFHGLFNPVNAALALADDAQAATASLSRLVGVADEPVPPTGDRVRPADSAVKLTGVGHAYAPGHPVLRDVDLELSAGERVALVGASGAGKTTLAKLVAGVHEPTAGGISVGGVDLGSAVRSVALITQEVHVFAGPLADDLRLARPSATDEELADALDRVGALGWATALPRGLGTVVGEGGHRLTVAQAQQLALARLVLADPPVAILDEATADAGSAGARELEAAAARALEGRTGLLVAHRLTQAATADRVVVLEAGRVVETGTHDELLAAGGRYAELWAAWSGTRS; encoded by the coding sequence CTGATGCGGGAACTGCTGGCGACGGCGTCCGCCGCCCGCACGTGGGCCGCCGTCGGCGAACTCGTCCGGCCCCGGCGCGGGCTCGCGTGGGCGGCGTTCCTGGTGCTGTTCGCGGGCACCGCGGTCGGCCTGCTCACCGCGCCCGCGCTCGGCCGGGTCGTGGACGTCGTGGCCACCGGGTCCGCCGACATCACCTGGCTCGTCGTCGTGCTCGCGCTGGTGGCCGCGGTGCAGGGCGCGTCCACCGCGTTCGGCACGTCGCTCGTCGCGCGGCTGGGCGAGGGCGCGCTGGCCGACCTGAGGGAGAGGTTCGTCGAACGCGCCCTGCACCTGCCGCTGGAGCGGGTCGAGGAGGCGGGCGCGGGCGACCTGACCTCGCGGGTCACCCGGGACGTGCAGGTGATCGCCGACGCGGTGCGCACCGCGTTGCCGGTCATGGCGCGCTCTGCGCTGACCATCGGGCTGACCGTCGTCGGCATCGCCGTCCTCGACTGGCGGTTCCTCGTCCCCGTGCTGCTCGCGCTGCCGGTCCACGTGCACACCGTGCGCTGGTACGGCGGGCGGGCCGTGCGGCTGTACGCGGCGCAGCGGGTCGCGGTGGGCGTGCAGCAGCAGCAACTGCTGGACTCGATCGGCGGCGCGACGACCGTGCGGGCGTTCGGGCTGGCCGACGAGCACGTGGCCCGCGTCGGGGCCCGGTCGCGCGCGGCGGTGGACCTGGCACTGCGCGGCATCCGGCTGCTGACCTCGTTCTACGGGCGGCTCAACCTGGCCGAGTTCATCGGCCTCGCCGGCGTGCTGGTGACCGGTTTCCTGCTGGTGGGCGACGGTTCCGCGTCGATCGGCACGGCCACCGCCGCCGCCCTGTACTTCCACGGCCTGTTCAACCCGGTCAACGCGGCGCTGGCGCTGGCCGACGACGCGCAGGCCGCCACCGCGTCGCTGTCCCGCCTGGTGGGCGTGGCGGACGAGCCCGTGCCGCCGACCGGGGACCGGGTGCGGCCGGCGGACAGCGCGGTGAAGCTGACGGGCGTCGGCCACGCCTACGCGCCGGGGCACCCGGTGCTGCGGGACGTGGACTTGGAGCTGTCCGCCGGGGAGCGGGTGGCGCTGGTCGGCGCGTCCGGTGCGGGCAAGACGACGCTGGCGAAGCTCGTCGCGGGCGTGCACGAACCCACCGCCGGCGGCATCAGCGTGGGCGGCGTCGACCTGGGCTCGGCGGTCCGCTCGGTCGCGCTGATCACCCAGGAGGTGCACGTGTTCGCCGGCCCGCTGGCCGACGACCTGCGCCTGGCCCGGCCGTCGGCCACCGACGAGGAGCTGGCCGACGCCCTCGACCGGGTGGGCGCGCTGGGGTGGGCGACCGCGCTGCCCCGCGGCCTGGGCACCGTCGTCGGCGAGGGCGGGCACCGGCTCACCGTGGCGCAGGCGCAGCAGCTCGCGCTGGCGAGGCTCGTCCTGGCCGACCCGCCGGTGGCGATCCTCGACGAGGCCACCGCGGACGCGGGCAGCGCGGGCGCGCGCGAACTGGAGGCCGCCGCGGCACGTGCCCTGGAGGGCCGCACGGGCCTGCTCGTCGCCCACCGGCTCACGCAGGCGGCGACGGCGGACCGGGTGGTCGTGCTGGAGGCGGGGCGGGTCGTGGAGACCGGCACGCACGACGAGCTGCTCGCGGCGGGCGGGCGCTACGCCGAGCTGTGGGCGGCGTGGTCGGGCACGAGGTCCTAG
- a CDS encoding DUF1622 domain-containing protein, producing the protein MLVRVVEAAGAGIIVVGALWALVRMVVEGARHRNTSVFTPIRLSLGRFLVPGLEFQPAGDVLRTAVSPSFEDIGRLAAIAAIRTALNYFLDKEIAEEQAQVGAAGTRDDEPAARDVPPPSR; encoded by the coding sequence GTGCTGGTCCGCGTGGTCGAGGCGGCGGGCGCGGGGATCATCGTCGTGGGCGCCCTGTGGGCGCTGGTCCGGATGGTGGTGGAGGGCGCGCGGCACCGGAACACGTCGGTGTTCACGCCGATCAGGCTGTCCCTGGGCAGGTTCCTCGTGCCGGGGTTGGAGTTCCAGCCGGCCGGTGACGTCCTGCGCACGGCGGTGTCGCCCAGCTTCGAGGACATCGGCCGGCTCGCCGCGATCGCCGCCATCCGCACCGCGCTGAACTACTTCCTCGACAAGGAGATCGCCGAGGAGCAGGCCCAGGTCGGGGCCGCCGGGACCCGTGACGACGAGCCCGCGGCACGGGACGTCCCGCCGCCGTCCCGCTGA
- a CDS encoding MBL fold metallo-hydrolase, whose amino-acid sequence MEITEVVPGLRMLTFPVGQAYAWQDGDGLTVVDTGTAGHAERIAALGRVDRIVLTHFHADHTGSAAALRGLTGAPVVAHRAEAPVIRGDAPGPPPVVPPEERELFDRVTPGVPAAPPCPVDVEVDEGDVLDFGGGARVLSIPGHTDGSIAIHLPAHGVLFTGDTVATREGRAIPGVFNLDRPRLLRSVDRLLGLAPRVLCVGHGTPLLSGR is encoded by the coding sequence GTGGAGATCACCGAGGTGGTGCCGGGCCTGCGGATGCTCACGTTCCCGGTCGGTCAGGCGTACGCGTGGCAGGACGGCGACGGGCTGACCGTCGTCGACACCGGCACGGCGGGGCACGCCGAGCGGATCGCCGCGCTGGGACGGGTGGACCGGATCGTCCTCACCCACTTCCACGCCGACCACACCGGCTCGGCCGCCGCGCTGCGCGGGCTCACCGGCGCGCCCGTGGTCGCGCACCGCGCGGAGGCGCCCGTGATCCGGGGCGACGCGCCCGGCCCGCCGCCCGTGGTCCCGCCGGAGGAGCGCGAGCTGTTCGACCGCGTCACGCCCGGTGTCCCGGCCGCGCCGCCCTGCCCGGTCGACGTCGAGGTGGACGAGGGCGACGTGCTGGACTTCGGCGGCGGGGCGCGCGTGCTGTCCATCCCCGGCCACACGGACGGCAGCATCGCCATCCACCTGCCCGCGCACGGCGTGCTGTTCACCGGGGACACCGTCGCCACCCGGGAGGGTCGGGCCATCCCGGGCGTGTTCAACCTCGACCGGCCCCGGCTGCTGCGCTCGGTGGACCGGTTGCTGGGCCTGGCACCGCGCGTGCTGTGCGTCGGCCACGGCACCCCGCTGCTGTCGGGGCGCTGA
- a CDS encoding LacI family DNA-binding transcriptional regulator — MRVTIAEVAQRAQVSKATVSRVLNGKPDVDAATAARVRQVIADVGYVPSARAVGLARGRARTVGMLVPSLTWPWTGEVVQGAVDELEAEGYGLLLYTVNRGAESLAQFASHVSAKAFDGLLVIEPPDTLSYIETLHGQGLPVVMIDDRGSRPGFPSVTTTNREGARAAAQHLVAAGRRHCAVVTGPANFGCVRERLDGFLDALGEAGHHVDPRLVVEGDFSTDRGAVAAEKLMATGLPFDAVFAHNDLSALGVIRALGAAGRTAPGDVAVVGFDDIPIAGHAELTTVRQPMRAMGAAAARLLLARLEGAAPAAEPVVLPTELVVRRSG; from the coding sequence GTGCGGGTCACGATCGCTGAAGTCGCGCAGCGCGCCCAGGTGAGCAAGGCGACGGTGTCCCGGGTGCTCAACGGCAAACCGGACGTGGACGCGGCCACGGCGGCCCGCGTCCGGCAGGTGATCGCCGATGTCGGGTACGTGCCCAGCGCGCGGGCGGTCGGGTTGGCGCGCGGCCGGGCCCGCACCGTCGGCATGCTCGTGCCGTCGCTGACCTGGCCGTGGACCGGCGAGGTCGTGCAGGGCGCGGTGGACGAGCTGGAGGCGGAGGGCTACGGCCTGCTGCTCTACACCGTCAACCGGGGCGCGGAGTCGCTGGCGCAGTTCGCGAGCCACGTGTCGGCCAAGGCGTTCGACGGGCTGCTGGTGATCGAGCCGCCGGACACGCTGAGCTACATCGAGACCCTGCACGGCCAGGGCCTCCCGGTGGTGATGATCGACGACCGCGGCAGCCGCCCCGGGTTCCCGTCGGTGACCACCACCAACCGCGAGGGCGCGCGTGCGGCGGCGCAGCACCTGGTGGCGGCCGGGCGGCGGCACTGCGCCGTCGTGACCGGTCCCGCGAACTTCGGCTGCGTGCGGGAACGCCTCGACGGCTTCCTCGACGCGCTGGGCGAGGCGGGCCACCACGTGGACCCGAGGCTGGTGGTGGAGGGCGACTTCTCCACCGACCGGGGCGCCGTGGCGGCGGAGAAGCTGATGGCGACGGGACTGCCGTTCGACGCCGTGTTCGCGCACAACGACCTGTCGGCCCTCGGTGTGATCCGCGCCCTGGGCGCGGCGGGCCGCACCGCGCCGGGCGACGTGGCCGTCGTGGGCTTCGACGACATACCCATCGCGGGTCACGCCGAGCTGACCACCGTGCGCCAGCCGATGCGGGCGATGGGCGCGGCCGCCGCGCGCCTGCTGCTGGCCCGCCTGGAGGGCGCCGCGCCGGCCGCGGAACCCGTGGTGCTGCCTACGGAGCTGGTCGTCCGCCGTTCCGGCTGA
- a CDS encoding MOSC domain-containing protein yields the protein MGIVTAVSRSGEYTFTKPVRDAVTLVAGLGVEGDVHSGVTVKHRSRVRRDPTRPNLRQVHLMHAELHDELTGLGFEVAAGQLGENVTTRGVDLLGLPTGTRLRLGPDAVVEVTGLRNPCPQIEAFRTGLLKRVVGRDEDGGVVRRAGVMSVVLVGGVVHPGDAVLVELPAGPHTALQPV from the coding sequence ATGGGGATCGTCACCGCCGTGAGCCGCAGCGGGGAGTACACCTTCACCAAGCCCGTCCGCGACGCCGTGACCCTGGTCGCCGGGCTCGGCGTGGAGGGGGACGTGCACAGCGGTGTGACGGTCAAGCACCGCTCGCGCGTGCGGCGCGACCCGACGCGGCCGAACCTGCGCCAGGTCCACCTGATGCACGCCGAGCTGCACGACGAGCTGACCGGGCTGGGCTTCGAGGTCGCCGCCGGGCAGCTCGGCGAGAACGTGACCACGCGCGGCGTCGACCTGCTCGGCCTGCCGACCGGCACGCGCCTGCGCCTCGGGCCGGACGCGGTGGTCGAGGTGACCGGGCTGCGCAACCCGTGCCCGCAGATCGAGGCGTTCCGGACCGGGCTGCTCAAGCGGGTCGTGGGACGCGACGAGGACGGCGGCGTGGTGCGCCGGGCGGGCGTCATGTCGGTCGTGCTGGTCGGCGGCGTCGTCCACCCCGGTGACGCGGTCCTGGTCGAGCTGCCCGCGGGGCCGCACACCGCGCTCCAGCCCGTCTGA
- a CDS encoding LamG-like jellyroll fold domain-containing protein has protein sequence MTRVGRRALLHAAVAVPAAAALTPALAPAVAGATPAVDHEADRFTIAVLPDTQYLLDEGGSDPEPVRAALRAVARDRDANVVFLAHLGDVTEHGTEAEMRLADSVFTGGVPYSVLAGNHDVPSGTDDRRGPTPHSRTFGPERFRRMPTFGGFAPDGYNSYHVLRAGGREWLVLALDWRVSEQGARWAQGVLDEHRSLPAVLTTHDLVAGSPRAELSAHGRFLWDTLIRRNDQVFLTLNGHYWPSGRTTLVNDHGHDVHLHLTNYQDRYYGGAGMVRFYTFDLARGVIDVETFSPWLLSRDPGTPPEAETARLSGDADRFTVEIDFRERFAGFAPPAVPPSRPASAVVTRDTVAYWRFDAAGFPAAGGPVAAGAVARDLTGHGNDLTAQRLHASGPDVLTWSDEHHDGQPGHASLRFEGGRNPDRGAVLRTSDTAPLNGMRFESGYTIETFFKLPDPFVGDHAWMGLLSWEGRAGDAGKSAGWSDDEPTCSLNLSGERFLQFVVYPVPGDADPTSWSHAVPVGRWTHVAVVNDGRRTTMYVDGARIARNAAEESRGISTLGRPFALGGTQFALRYGQGFHGWIGDTRITARALRPAQFLTGTR, from the coding sequence ATGACCCGAGTCGGACGCCGCGCCCTCCTGCACGCCGCCGTGGCCGTACCCGCCGCCGCCGCGCTCACCCCCGCGCTCGCCCCGGCGGTCGCGGGCGCCACCCCCGCGGTGGACCACGAGGCCGACCGCTTCACGATCGCGGTGCTGCCCGACACCCAGTACCTGCTCGACGAGGGCGGTTCGGACCCGGAGCCGGTGCGCGCGGCCCTGCGCGCGGTCGCCCGCGACCGCGACGCGAACGTGGTGTTCCTGGCGCACCTGGGCGACGTCACCGAGCACGGCACCGAGGCGGAGATGCGGCTGGCCGACTCGGTGTTCACCGGCGGCGTGCCCTACAGCGTCCTGGCCGGCAACCACGACGTGCCCTCGGGCACCGACGACCGGCGCGGCCCCACGCCGCACTCGCGCACGTTCGGCCCGGAGCGGTTCCGGCGGATGCCGACCTTCGGCGGTTTCGCGCCCGACGGCTACAACAGCTACCACGTGCTGCGCGCCGGCGGTCGCGAGTGGCTGGTGCTGGCCCTGGACTGGCGGGTGTCCGAGCAGGGCGCCCGCTGGGCGCAGGGCGTGCTGGACGAGCACCGGTCGCTGCCCGCGGTCCTCACCACGCACGACCTGGTGGCGGGCAGCCCGCGCGCCGAGCTGTCCGCGCACGGCAGGTTCCTGTGGGACACCCTGATCCGCCGCAACGACCAGGTCTTCCTGACCCTCAACGGCCACTACTGGCCGTCCGGCCGCACGACGCTGGTCAACGACCACGGCCACGACGTGCACCTGCACCTGACCAACTACCAGGACCGCTACTACGGCGGCGCGGGCATGGTCCGCTTCTACACCTTCGACCTGGCGCGCGGCGTGATCGACGTGGAGACGTTCTCGCCGTGGCTGCTGTCGCGCGACCCGGGCACCCCGCCGGAGGCGGAGACCGCGCGGCTGAGCGGTGACGCGGACCGGTTCACCGTGGAGATCGACTTCCGGGAGCGGTTCGCCGGGTTCGCGCCGCCCGCGGTGCCGCCGTCGCGCCCGGCGAGCGCGGTGGTCACCCGCGACACGGTGGCGTACTGGCGCTTCGACGCCGCCGGCTTCCCCGCGGCGGGGGGCCCGGTGGCCGCGGGCGCGGTGGCCCGCGACCTGACCGGGCACGGCAACGACCTGACCGCGCAGCGGCTGCACGCGAGCGGCCCGGACGTGCTGACGTGGTCCGACGAGCACCACGACGGCCAGCCGGGCCACGCGAGCCTGCGGTTCGAAGGGGGCAGGAACCCGGACCGGGGCGCGGTGCTGCGCACCTCCGACACCGCGCCGCTCAACGGGATGCGCTTCGAGTCCGGCTACACCATCGAGACGTTCTTCAAGCTGCCCGACCCGTTCGTCGGCGACCACGCGTGGATGGGCCTGCTCAGCTGGGAGGGGCGCGCGGGCGACGCCGGCAAGTCCGCGGGCTGGTCGGACGACGAGCCGACGTGCAGCCTGAACCTGTCCGGCGAGCGGTTCCTCCAGTTCGTGGTCTACCCGGTGCCGGGGGACGCCGACCCCACGTCGTGGAGCCACGCCGTCCCGGTCGGGCGGTGGACGCACGTCGCCGTGGTCAACGACGGCCGCCGCACCACGATGTACGTGGACGGCGCGAGGATCGCCCGCAACGCCGCCGAGGAGTCGCGCGGCATCTCCACGCTGGGCAGGCCGTTCGCGCTGGGCGGCACCCAGTTCGCGCTGCGCTACGGCCAGGGCTTCCACGGCTGGATCGGCGACACCCGGATCACCGCGCGCGCCCTGCGGCCCGCGCAGTTCCTCACCGGCACGCGGTAG
- a CDS encoding SDR family NAD(P)-dependent oxidoreductase, which translates to MGLLDGTVALVTGGSGHIGRGVVRRFAAAGASVVVHGFTGDVGGGVLGVRGDLRDEKACRRVVGAAFGWGGRLDAVVNCAGVQPVRELAGMSAAEWRSVVEADLTTAFCCTQAAVEVMGAGGSITHLASIEGTHPARGHAHYSAAKAALIMHARSAALEYGERGIRVNTVSPGLVGRPGIGDEWPEGVARWTAAAPLTRLGTPEDVGDACVFLASSMASWITGHDLVVDGGVGARPTW; encoded by the coding sequence GTGGGACTCCTGGACGGGACGGTCGCCCTGGTCACCGGCGGCAGCGGGCACATCGGGCGCGGCGTGGTGCGGCGGTTCGCGGCGGCCGGGGCGTCGGTGGTGGTGCACGGGTTCACCGGGGACGTGGGCGGCGGGGTGCTCGGGGTCCGGGGCGACCTGCGGGACGAGAAGGCGTGCCGACGGGTGGTGGGCGCGGCGTTCGGGTGGGGCGGGCGGTTGGACGCGGTGGTCAACTGCGCCGGGGTGCAACCCGTGCGGGAGCTGGCGGGGATGTCCGCCGCCGAGTGGCGCTCCGTCGTGGAGGCGGACCTCACGACCGCGTTCTGCTGCACGCAGGCGGCGGTGGAGGTGATGGGGGCCGGCGGGTCCATCACCCACCTCGCCTCGATCGAGGGAACGCACCCGGCCCGCGGTCACGCCCACTACAGCGCGGCCAAGGCGGCGCTGATCATGCACGCGCGGTCGGCGGCGCTGGAGTACGGGGAGCGCGGGATCAGGGTCAACACGGTCTCACCGGGCCTGGTGGGCCGGCCGGGGATCGGGGACGAGTGGCCGGAGGGCGTCGCGCGGTGGACGGCGGCGGCGCCGCTGACCCGCCTGGGCACGCCCGAGGACGTCGGTGACGCGTGCGTGTTCCTGGCCTCGTCGATGGCCTCGTGGATCACCGGGCACGACCTCGTGGTGGACGGCGGGGTCGGCGCGCGGCCCACCTGGTGA
- a CDS encoding phage holin family protein encodes MSSAETGLPYPRVDVTPEPHAQAQGQEEASLGQLVGELTEDLSRLMRQELELAKAEIRQEASKAGKAAGMLGAAGFAGYMAVILLSFALVFALGAVMPLGWAALIVGALWGIGGFALYSTGRKQLKTVSPKPERTIETLKEDAEWARHPTK; translated from the coding sequence ATGTCCAGCGCTGAGACCGGCCTCCCGTACCCCCGGGTGGACGTCACGCCGGAGCCCCACGCGCAGGCGCAGGGCCAGGAGGAGGCGTCCCTCGGGCAGCTGGTGGGTGAGCTGACCGAGGACCTGTCGCGCCTGATGCGCCAGGAGCTGGAGCTGGCCAAGGCCGAGATCCGGCAGGAGGCGTCCAAGGCGGGCAAGGCCGCCGGGATGCTGGGCGCCGCCGGGTTCGCCGGCTACATGGCCGTGATCCTGCTGAGCTTCGCCCTCGTCTTCGCCCTGGGCGCCGTCATGCCCCTGGGCTGGGCCGCGCTGATCGTCGGCGCGCTGTGGGGCATCGGCGGGTTCGCCCTGTACTCGACCGGCCGCAAGCAGCTCAAGACCGTGTCGCCCAAGCCGGAGCGCACCATCGAAACCCTCAAGGAGGACGCGGAATGGGCCCGTCACCCGACCAAATAA
- a CDS encoding DUF3618 domain-containing protein, protein MGPSPDQIRQDIDRTRAELVADANRIVDHTKPANIAQRRVTRVRRGITTLRERVMGTMPDTTTVQQHASHVGDRASETASNVASTVGDKAQQAAHGVADTAQQAAQAVQNAPQQAREQARGNPLAAGLIAFGAGALVAALIPATRAEQDAVRQLGDRAGDVMEPVKEALAESAQTLKEGATSAVSDAAAEVKQTAQDAAQTTAEQAKGSAQDVGQHARESGQQVKHEARG, encoded by the coding sequence ATGGGCCCGTCACCCGACCAAATAAGGCAGGACATCGACCGGACGCGCGCCGAGCTCGTCGCGGACGCCAACCGGATCGTCGACCACACGAAGCCTGCCAACATCGCGCAGCGCCGGGTGACCAGGGTCCGGCGTGGCATCACCACCTTGAGGGAGAGGGTCATGGGCACCATGCCGGACACCACGACCGTGCAGCAGCACGCCTCGCACGTGGGCGACCGGGCGTCCGAGACCGCCTCGAACGTCGCCTCGACGGTGGGCGACAAGGCGCAGCAGGCCGCGCACGGCGTGGCCGACACCGCGCAGCAGGCCGCCCAGGCCGTGCAGAACGCGCCGCAGCAGGCGCGTGAGCAGGCGCGCGGCAACCCGCTGGCGGCGGGCCTGATCGCGTTCGGCGCGGGTGCCCTGGTGGCCGCGCTGATCCCGGCGACCCGGGCCGAGCAGGACGCCGTGCGGCAGCTCGGCGACCGCGCCGGTGACGTCATGGAGCCGGTGAAGGAAGCGCTCGCCGAGTCCGCGCAGACCCTCAAGGAGGGTGCCACCTCCGCCGTGAGCGACGCCGCGGCCGAGGTGAAGCAGACGGCCCAGGACGCCGCGCAGACCACCGCGGAGCAGGCCAAGGGCTCGGCCCAGGACGTCGGGCAGCACGCCCGCGAGTCCGGGCAGCAGGTCAAGCACGAGGCACGCGGCTAG
- the pcaC gene encoding 4-carboxymuconolactone decarboxylase — translation MSGGPAERESRREAGTRVRREVLGDDHVDRAAAGADAFTADFQDFITRYAWGEVWARPGLERRARSCVTLAVLAALGHERELAMHVRAALRNGLAPDEIKEVLLQVGVYAGVPAANRAFAVAQPIIAEIGDDRAGTAG, via the coding sequence GTGAGCGGCGGTCCGGCGGAGCGCGAGTCGCGTCGCGAAGCGGGGACGCGGGTGCGGCGGGAGGTGCTGGGCGACGACCACGTCGACCGCGCCGCGGCCGGCGCCGACGCGTTCACCGCCGACTTCCAGGACTTCATCACGCGCTACGCGTGGGGCGAGGTGTGGGCCAGGCCGGGCCTGGAGCGGCGGGCGAGGTCGTGCGTCACGCTGGCGGTGCTCGCCGCGCTCGGGCACGAGCGGGAGCTGGCGATGCACGTGCGGGCGGCGCTGCGCAACGGGCTGGCGCCGGACGAGATCAAGGAAGTGCTGTTGCAGGTCGGCGTGTACGCGGGCGTGCCCGCCGCCAACCGGGCGTTCGCCGTCGCCCAGCCGATCATCGCGGAGATCGGGGACGACCGCGCGGGAACCGCGGGCTGA